Proteins encoded within one genomic window of Glandiceps talaboti chromosome 3, keGlaTala1.1, whole genome shotgun sequence:
- the LOC144432549 gene encoding NAD(+) hydrolase PdTIR-like → MASETDGDPVDDFIMNSLASNVSTDDLGKMKKLCKGDRILPEDELENMSNAGDLFPRLKGKGNWAKNDVEFLVDLLTKSERVDLAMELQQYCGALKLGEEKTKEEPLPPTRRPSETPDYDAYVSFADPDNNSYAQPLVTALKSQKCGVYLDNRNSSPSPEVRDKLTHILIKSKILIFIISEKVVNSGYWSKEELGSYLQLGIPIFPIWIGVTKEQVKKFSPYLAGVLANCYGAEEQIKEEVLLSLAKTIKEKADCL, encoded by the exons ATGGCTTCAGAAACTGACGGTGACCCTGTCGATGATTTCATTATGAATTCCCTGGCCTCCAATGTTTCTACAG aTGATCTTGGAAAGATGAAGAAATTGTGCAAAGGTGACAGAATCTTACCAGAAGATGAACTAGAAAACATGTCAAATGCTGGAGATCTGTTTCCACGCTTGAAGGGGAAAGGAAACTGGGCTAAAAATGATGTTGAATTTCTAGTTGATTTACTGACAAAGTCTGAGAGAGTAGATTTGGCAATGGAACTACAGCAGTATTGTGGAGCATTGAAAT TAGGTGAAGAGAAGACCAAGGAGGAACCTTTACCACCAACAAGACGCCCATCAGAAACCCCAG ACTATGACGCATACGTGTCGTTTGCTGATCCCGACAACAACTCTTACGCCCAGCCATTGGTGACTGCTCTGAAATCTCAAAAATGCGGCGTCTACCTGGACAACCGCAACTCATCACCATCCCCTGAAGTGAGAGATAAGTTGACTCATATCCTTATCAAGAGCAAGATTCTAATTTTCATCATCTCAGAGAAAGTAGTCAACAGTGGGTATTGGTCCAAGGAAGAGCTTGGTTCGTACCTACAACTCGGTATTCCGATCTTTCCCATCTGGATCGGAGTCACCAAGGAACAGGTCAAGAAGTTTTCACCTTATCTAGCTGGGGTGCTAGCAAATTGTTATGGTGCTGAGGAGCAGATAAAGGAAGAAGTGTTATTGTCTTTAGCAAAGACAATCAAAGAGAAAGCTGACTGTCTGTAA